The Candidatus Defluviibacterium haderslevense DNA window ATGACAATTGACAACTTCAAATTGGGATAAATTTGTGCTGAGATTAGTTAATGAAACAGGTGGAATTTTTGGATCTGTAAGATCATATAAAATGACCGTTGTTCCATTTAATTCATCTCCTGATTGTTTGTCAAAGGTGAGTGCATCTAATTGGATTTTAGCTCTCTTTAGATATATTTTTTTAAGAATTTCTGTAAATTCACCTGGTCGGCCACTTAGAAATGTTATTGATTCAGTCGTATATCCAGGCTTAGATGCTTCAATTCTGTATTCTTTTTCGCAACTGATTGGAAAATCAAATAAATTGGACGTGTCTTTCGTAATGATGACCGGATTGGAATTGGGTTCTTTAACATCATAAAGTTTTAATGTTGCTCCATTTAATGTATCTAAAGTAGCTGCATCGAATACCATGGATATAAGCTTAATTTCACATGGTAAAATGCTCACTTTGTAAACATCTAGACAACAAGCTTCATTGGCATCATCTAAAAAGATGGATCCTGTTCTGTTTGATGCAAGATAATTGTCAGTTCCATTTTGAGCTTTAATAAAATATAGATCATCAAAACTTGAATTTAATGGAGCGCCCATATTTTTTATAGTCCATCCATCAACCGTTGCCTTGGCACTATAAACATCCAATCCCCCAAGTCCAAGATGTCCTTTTGAACTGTAATAAAATGTTTTGGTACTCGCAAAATAGAATGGTGTAACATCATCTTGCGCTGTATTTATTTCTGTTAAATTTACAGGTTCAGAATAATTTCCAGCATCATCTATAATGGAAAACCAAATATCAAATCCACCTTTACCACCTTCTCTGTTTGATGCATAATAAAGGATTTCTTTTTTTAAATCCGGGTTATATGTAAGGTTAGGTTGTGTTTGGGATGAAGTAGCTATATTAATAAATTCTGGTAGTTTTATTGGGTCTAGCCATAGACCTGATTTGTCAACAGTTGCCATGTATAGATCGCATCTTTTGTCATGGTAATTGATATCTTCACAAACTGTAAAACATACTTTGTTATTTTTATAATTGAGTGAGGAATTGGCTACGGTTTTTCCTGGGAATTTTAATTGTTCTTCAGCAAATCGAAATCCCTCCTCCCCTTTCTTGGAGCGAAGAAGTCCACCCAAATTACGTTTTGGCAAGCTAACATTTACTTTGTTTTCAAATCGTAGTGAAGAATAATAGAGCTCATCCATAAAAGGTGTAGGGGCAAAATCAGAAAATTGAGAATTGATCTTTTCGCCCATATTGGTTAATGTAGTTCCTTTAACAGGGTTTTTAACCTGTTGCTTTGCCCATTCACACGCTTTGATTTCTTTTTCAGCAAGTGCAGTATAATATGGATCCTCTCCTGAATGTTCTGTTTTGTAGCTGGTATAAGCTAATTGAGCATTTTCGTAGTCTCCTTGAAATTGCTTGACTTGACCCAACCAAAAACCAGCCAATGGATATTTTCCATTTTCACTATGTTTTAAAACCAGATCATAATACTGGCTTGAAATTTTATAAGCTCCGTGTAATCGCGCGGCTTCGGCAGCCTTATATAGATAATCAATTTGCTCGGCATTAAATTTTAAAGCTTCCTGATATTTATCCAAAGCATCATAATAATTTTTTGCTGCCATGGATTTTTCTGCGGTACTTAAAACGGATTTTAAACTAGGGTTTTGAGCCGATAAACTTGCAACTATAAAAAATATGATGAAAGGTATTATAATTCTTTTCATGAGATTATGATCTAAAAATTAAAAAATAGGGCAAGCCTTTAATTGAGATAAAGGACGAGATTTAGCAAAAGTGTAGATTAATGAAAACTCAGGTCCTCCACGACCATTGGTTGCTTCTTTAAATGAAGAAGTGTTGATGTCAAAACTGACTCCGGCATACCAACTATTATATTCCACGGCAATTTTAGGTATCAAAGCGTCACCTAATCTATCAGCAATTCCCAAGAGTAGCGCAACTTCTTTACCTCTTTGTGTTGATAAATAGAATTTACCATATCCGCCAACTACTGTTTCTTGATATGGTTTTTGATTTTGATATTGACCATGTAACAATAAATCAAATTTTGAACTCAGTTTAATACTTGGAGTTAGGTTTATGTTTAGTCTAATAGGAAGTTTGGAAGCATCGGATTGATTAAAAAACTTTTGATCTGGTCTATTCAAATGATAAGCAGCAACCCCTAAATCAACTTTAGTTCTGCGTGATTTTTGCCATCGATAATTGATTCCACCTGATAAATCGGCGAAGGTGTTAGATGTATTGTCGAAATTTTCATTAGTCGTCCTGCTTGGATCAAATCCAGTTCCTGACCATTGAGAATCCCATGTTAGTTTTTCCTGATCAAATTTTCGTTGGGATAATCCAATTAAACCACCAATTGAAAGGATGTTATTTACATTGATTGGATAAGCATAGGAGACACTAACCCCTAAATGACCTAAACTTAATTTTGAATCTCCTGCTTGGTCATAATTGAAGAGGACTCCCCCATTCCACATACCCTTAGTGGTCCATTTTTTAGGATAGAAACGTTTATCAAAAGATCCTGTAAAAGTCATGTATTGAACTAAATCATCAACAAACCATTGGCTTCGAAAATTACCTGCTGCCCTCCAATCTCCATTGAAAACCCCTGTAAGAGCAGGATTTACGTTTAGAGGCGATGTATAGAATTGGGAATGATGGATATCTTGACCATTAGTTGTATCAAATAAGAAGAGATAAGCAATACAACATGCTAAAATAGAGCGAATTTGATTAATCACAGGTTGTCGTTTTAGGTTAACAAAATACAATCGACTGAATATCAGTCAATACCATAAGTTAAACATAAAAACTAAACCATTCCAGCAGGAATTAGGTTCTTAATATTTCGGTTTTCAGGCCTGCTAAATTAGGTCTGATTTCATGAGTTTGGTATCACAAATATATTAAACAAAACTCATTCTATTACAAAATTATCTCACTATTGTAACATTGCCCTTTTTAGAATAGGTTTGGTCGTCTACACACCTGACTTTAAAGTAATATGCATACACATCCGGAGGTAATTGAGATCCTTTATAGGTTCCATCCCACCAATGATTAAGGTCAAATGTTTCAAATATTTTTTCACCCCACCGATCATAAATGACCATTTCAACTTCCTTGAGGAAGTTACTTCGAATTCTAAATTCATCATTAAGTCTATCTCCGTTAGGTGAAAAGATGTTTGAAATATAAACGTCAGATTCATCACATTTAGGTCTAATAACAATGACTCTTACATCAGTCCGTTCTACGCAACCATCTTCGTTGACGGCCTCGACAGAATAAAGTATTGAATTTTCTGGAGTTGCAATAGGATCTGTACAATCCGTACAACTCAATCCATATGGAATAATCCAATTATAATTTTTGTAATCTCTATTTACGTGTAATACAGTAGATTGTCCCAAATAAATGGTATCTTCTTCTGCATATGCGACGAGTGGCGGATCAAATTTACTGATATTAATTTGAACACTATCCCGGTATGCGCAGCCATATTCATTCACAAAATCAACATAAAATACAGTCGTGTCAACGGGTTTTACAATGATACGATTGGTTTTTTCACCGGTTACAATGTATTTTGTTGGACTCCAATTAAAAGTGTATCTGTGGCTATTAAGTGTCTTAAATTCTATGGTACGATCGGCTCCTGGACACAAATCAAAAGGGA harbors:
- a CDS encoding PorP/SprF family type IX secretion system membrane protein; translation: MINQIRSILACCIAYLFLFDTTNGQDIHHSQFYTSPLNVNPALTGVFNGDWRAAGNFRSQWFVDDLVQYMTFTGSFDKRFYPKKWTTKGMWNGGVLFNYDQAGDSKLSLGHLGVSVSYAYPINVNNILSIGGLIGLSQRKFDQEKLTWDSQWSGTGFDPSRTTNENFDNTSNTFADLSGGINYRWQKSRRTKVDLGVAAYHLNRPDQKFFNQSDASKLPIRLNINLTPSIKLSSKFDLLLHGQYQNQKPYQETVVGGYGKFYLSTQRGKEVALLLGIADRLGDALIPKIAVEYNSWYAGVSFDINTSSFKEATNGRGGPEFSLIYTFAKSRPLSQLKACPIF